A genomic region of Candidatus Ryanbacteria bacterium CG10_big_fil_rev_8_21_14_0_10_43_42 contains the following coding sequences:
- a CDS encoding peptide chain release factor 2, giving the protein MVRGSNPRGGSMNDLKERLVQIMESVSHWQAGNIDIAGKKEEIIRLEHEATLPAFWDNSEHAAEVTTRMADLKEEIEIWDALFGEAKELEELLAVAGADESLYEELTEKITVLEKKLKDAEMTLLFAGTYARKGATVSIYAGAGGQDAEDWVRLLLRMYQKYAEDNGWSVTELHRHENEMGGIKNITFEIAGKNAYGYLKGEQGVHRLVRISPFNADKKRHTSFAYVEIFPDIDDAPDVHINEDDIEYDFTRSGGKGGQNVNKRETAVRLTHKPTGIAVRVETQRSQGQNKERALKLLRAKLYQLREASHKKTIEELKGAKIAIEWGSQIRSYVFHPYQMVKDHRTGVETSQVDDVLEGGLDDFIAAEIRL; this is encoded by the coding sequence ATGGTCCGCGGTTCGAATCCGCGAGGTGGCTCCATGAACGATCTAAAAGAACGTCTTGTGCAGATAATGGAATCCGTTTCCCACTGGCAGGCGGGAAATATTGACATTGCAGGAAAAAAGGAAGAAATCATTCGATTAGAGCACGAGGCAACTCTGCCGGCATTCTGGGATAATTCAGAGCATGCGGCCGAGGTGACAACTCGCATGGCTGACCTAAAGGAAGAAATAGAAATATGGGACGCATTATTCGGCGAAGCAAAAGAACTGGAAGAACTATTGGCGGTTGCCGGTGCGGATGAATCCCTGTATGAGGAACTTACGGAAAAAATAACGGTTCTTGAAAAAAAATTAAAGGATGCCGAAATGACCCTTTTATTTGCAGGAACATATGCCCGCAAGGGTGCTACCGTATCTATCTATGCGGGTGCGGGCGGACAGGATGCGGAAGATTGGGTGCGTCTTCTTCTTCGAATGTATCAAAAGTATGCAGAAGATAACGGATGGTCCGTAACGGAACTGCATCGGCATGAAAATGAAATGGGCGGTATTAAAAACATAACGTTTGAAATTGCGGGGAAAAACGCATACGGATATTTAAAAGGAGAGCAGGGCGTACATCGTTTGGTGCGTATTTCTCCGTTTAATGCCGATAAAAAACGACATACGTCATTTGCGTATGTAGAGATATTCCCCGACATTGATGATGCGCCTGATGTTCATATAAACGAGGATGACATCGAATACGACTTTACACGTTCCGGCGGCAAGGGCGGACAAAACGTTAACAAGCGCGAAACGGCCGTGCGGCTTACGCATAAGCCGACCGGCATTGCGGTGCGCGTGGAAACACAGCGTTCACAGGGACAAAACAAAGAACGCGCACTCAAACTTCTTCGGGCAAAACTGTATCAGTTGCGGGAAGCATCACATAAAAAAACAATAGAAGAATTAAAAGGCGCAAAAATAGCTATAGAATGGGGGAGTCAAATTCGTTCGTATGTATTTCATCCGTATCAGATGGTAAAGGATCATCGCACGGGCGTGGAGACGTCCCAAGTTGATGATGTCCTTGAGGGAGGGCTGGATGATTTCATTGCGGCGGAAATTCGGTTATAA
- a CDS encoding cell division ATP-binding protein FtsE, producing the protein MIFFDNVSRIYSGNAIALEGVTLTIEPEEFVSIVGQSGAGKSTLLRLLLAEESPSSGKVFFDSLALDELSQKQLTPIRRRIGTVFQDFRLLPHKTAYENIAFAMEAAGQPDDAIHSDVPQVLELVGLLDKVENFPHELSGGEKQRVAIARAIINRPDVVIADEPTGNLDPLNTWEIIKLLAKINELGTIVLLATHNRDIINALGKRVITLEKGHVVRDEKRGRYVLK; encoded by the coding sequence ATGATATTTTTTGATAACGTATCACGGATCTATTCAGGAAATGCGATAGCGCTCGAAGGAGTAACTCTCACCATCGAGCCGGAAGAGTTTGTTTCTATCGTGGGACAGTCAGGAGCGGGAAAGAGTACGCTTCTTCGTCTCTTACTCGCAGAAGAGAGTCCTTCTTCGGGAAAAGTTTTTTTTGATTCTCTGGCATTAGATGAGCTAAGCCAAAAACAGCTCACGCCCATACGCCGTCGCATTGGTACGGTGTTTCAGGATTTTCGTCTGCTACCGCATAAGACCGCATATGAAAACATTGCCTTTGCAATGGAGGCGGCCGGTCAGCCGGATGATGCAATTCATTCCGATGTTCCGCAGGTACTGGAACTTGTGGGTCTTCTCGATAAAGTGGAAAACTTTCCGCATGAGCTTTCCGGGGGAGAAAAACAGCGCGTTGCTATAGCGCGCGCCATTATAAACCGGCCGGATGTGGTTATCGCAGACGAGCCCACGGGAAATCTTGATCCGCTTAATACTTGGGAAATAATTAAACTGCTTGCAAAAATAAACGAGTTGGGAACAATCGTTCTTTTAGCCACGCATAATCGTGATATTATTAACGCATTAGGAAAACGGGTCATCACGCTTGAAAAAGGGCATGTCGTTCGGGATGAAAAAAGAGGCCGTTACGTACTTAAATAA
- a CDS encoding elongation factor 4, which yields MNTSPDRIRNFVIVAHIDHGKSTLADRFLEVTATVEDRKMKPQLLDQMDLERERGITIKMQPVRMLYTLHEVPYTLNLIDTPGHIDFSYEVSRALAAVEGAILLVDATQGVQAQTLTNLYIAMDQNLTIIPVLNKIDMKEANIKESEDELIQLLGVEREDIMKVSGKTGEGVKDLLEEVIKKVPPPAVSGNTSLTRALIFDSAYESHKGIIAFVRVMEGCIARGDKAHFLATDASADVKEVGILLPEHTSSHSLEEGEIGYIVTGIKNPSDVRIGDTVSVQHTKQIMKVEQLPGYRESRPMIWASFYPESQDDFDMLEEALGRLQLNDAALTFETESSSSMGRSFKCGFLGMLHLEIVTERLKREFNVPVITTSPSVAYEVTRNDGSTEIISSPVKFPPKDQIMHVREPWFSVDIIVPEAYLGNILKLIDAHEGSVLSTKPFGQGENSGDSGRLIVASEIPLREIVSDFFDTLKSVSSGYASMHYEDAGMRPADVERMDIHVAGDSVPALSRILSRKKAPYAAREAVKSLKEILPRQLFQVKVQALLEGRIIASETISALKKDVTGYLYGGDRTRKMKLWKKQKEGKKKLKEMGRVTIPPEVYLKMMKK from the coding sequence ATGAATACATCACCAGACCGCATACGTAATTTTGTAATTGTTGCTCATATTGATCACGGAAAGTCCACGTTGGCTGATCGTTTCTTGGAGGTGACCGCCACCGTTGAAGACAGGAAGATGAAACCTCAACTTTTAGATCAGATGGATCTGGAGCGTGAGCGGGGCATTACTATTAAAATGCAGCCGGTTCGCATGCTCTATACCCTCCATGAAGTTCCGTATACTCTTAATTTAATAGATACACCCGGACATATAGATTTTTCGTATGAAGTATCGCGCGCGCTTGCCGCAGTGGAAGGTGCCATTTTGTTGGTGGATGCAACGCAGGGTGTGCAGGCGCAAACGCTTACCAATCTTTATATTGCTATGGATCAGAATCTTACGATCATTCCCGTTTTGAACAAAATAGATATGAAGGAGGCGAACATAAAAGAATCGGAAGATGAGCTTATACAGCTTTTAGGGGTTGAGCGGGAAGATATTATGAAAGTTTCGGGAAAAACCGGAGAGGGTGTAAAAGATCTGCTGGAAGAGGTTATAAAAAAAGTTCCACCGCCTGCGGTTTCCGGAAATACTTCCCTGACACGCGCCCTTATATTCGACTCGGCATACGAAAGTCATAAGGGAATTATTGCATTTGTGCGTGTTATGGAGGGGTGTATTGCGCGCGGAGATAAGGCTCATTTTCTCGCAACGGATGCTTCGGCGGACGTAAAAGAAGTAGGAATTCTTCTTCCGGAACACACATCCTCCCATTCCTTGGAAGAGGGTGAGATCGGGTATATTGTAACAGGAATTAAAAATCCGTCCGATGTGCGTATCGGAGACACTGTCTCGGTACAGCATACGAAGCAGATAATGAAGGTAGAACAGCTTCCCGGCTATCGGGAATCGCGTCCGATGATTTGGGCAAGTTTTTACCCCGAATCTCAAGATGACTTTGATATGCTGGAAGAGGCACTGGGTCGTTTGCAGTTAAATGATGCCGCGCTTACATTTGAAACGGAATCATCTTCCAGTATGGGACGCAGTTTTAAATGCGGATTTCTCGGTATGCTTCATTTAGAGATAGTAACGGAACGCTTAAAAAGGGAATTTAATGTTCCCGTTATAACAACAAGTCCATCGGTGGCATATGAAGTAACGCGAAATGACGGCAGTACGGAAATTATTTCTTCTCCGGTAAAGTTTCCACCCAAGGATCAAATTATGCATGTACGTGAACCATGGTTCTCCGTGGATATTATTGTTCCGGAAGCATATCTTGGTAATATTTTAAAACTTATTGATGCTCACGAAGGATCAGTCCTTTCCACCAAGCCGTTCGGACAGGGAGAGAATAGCGGGGATTCAGGACGGCTTATAGTGGCATCGGAAATACCGCTTCGGGAAATTGTTTCGGATTTTTTTGATACGCTAAAAAGCGTAAGTTCTGGATATGCCTCCATGCATTACGAAGATGCCGGCATGCGTCCGGCGGATGTGGAGCGCATGGATATTCATGTAGCGGGTGACAGTGTTCCGGCGCTCTCGCGTATTCTTTCCCGAAAAAAAGCTCCATATGCGGCCCGTGAAGCCGTGAAGTCATTAAAAGAAATACTGCCCCGCCAGTTGTTTCAGGTAAAAGTCCAAGCTCTTCTGGAGGGACGCATTATAGCATCGGAAACAATATCCGCCCTCAAAAAAGACGTTACCGGCTATCTTTACGGAGGGGATAGGACACGCAAAATGAAGCTTTGGAAAAAACAGAAGGAGGGAAAGAAGAAATTAAAGGAGATGGGACGAGTTACCATTCCTCCGGAAGTTTATCTTAAAATGATGAAAAAATAA